CCTCCCGCACGGTGTTCGCGAGATCCTTCAGATCATGAAAATCTTGATAGTAGCCGGTTCGTTCTCCCGTCAAAACCACGTGAAGCGCATGGTGAAAATCGTCGTTCCATTGTCCGTCCAGACCAAAACCCCCGACAGTCGGTGGATCAATGAGCCTGGTATCATTTGAATCACTCTCAGCCATGACGAGCACGCGCCGATCGAGCCGCTCGGCTTGGGCATGAACGGCCGCCGCCATGTCTTTCAGAATGTGACTCGGGCTGAAATCATAGATACCGTGCACGGCGTCCAGCCGAAGACCGTCGATGTGATATTCCGTCACCCAGTAGAGCGCGTTGCTGATGAAATAGTGTCGTACTGGATCACTGTCCGGCCCGTCGTAATTGATGGCGGCTCCCCAGGGAGTTTTATACCGATCGGTAAAGTACGGGCCGAAATCGGCCAGGTAGTTACCTTCCGGCCCAAGATGGTTGTACACCACGTCGAGCATGACGGCCATTCCCATTGCGTGGCAGGCATCCACAAGCCGTTTCAATCCTCCCGGCCCTCCGTAACTTGCCTGGACGGCGAACGGATAGGTCCCGTCATAGCCCCAATTCCGACGACCGGGAAACTGCGCCACCGGCATCAGCTCAATGGCCGTCACCCCCACCGTCTCCTTGAGATAGGGCAAACGAGGGATGATCGCCTCGAATGTGCCTTCAGAGGTGAAGGTTCCGACATGGAGTTCATAGATGATCAAGTCTTCCATGGGAAGTCCGCGCCATGTGCGGTCCGTCCATGGAAACGCGTCGGGATCCACCACGGCGGACAGCCCATGCACTCCGTCCGGTTGAAAGCGAGAGGCCGGATCGGGACGCTCCATCGTGCCGTCAAGGAGATAGCGATAGCGGGTCCCTGCGGCGACACCGGCTACGGCGGCCTGAAAGTAGCCGTCTCCTTCGGACTGCATCGGCACCGTGTTCGGATCTCCGTCCAGGAATCGAATTGCCACGGACGAGGCGCGTGGGGCCCACACACGAAACCGCGTCAAGTCCAGGCCCGTCCGATTCGCGCCGATATCAAGCGACCAATCATGTCTCGACATGAGCGGCTCACGTTTTTGCACGGCAAGCAATAGTGACCCGGCGTCTTGTGGGCGACGGCGGCGGCATATTATACATACAACAAACC
This sequence is a window from Candidatus Nitrospira inopinata. Protein-coding genes within it:
- the treZ gene encoding malto-oligosyltrehalose trehalohydrolase — protein: MSRHDWSLDIGANRTGLDLTRFRVWAPRASSVAIRFLDGDPNTVPMQSEGDGYFQAAVAGVAAGTRYRYLLDGTMERPDPASRFQPDGVHGLSAVVDPDAFPWTDRTWRGLPMEDLIIYELHVGTFTSEGTFEAIIPRLPYLKETVGVTAIELMPVAQFPGRRNWGYDGTYPFAVQASYGGPGGLKRLVDACHAMGMAVMLDVVYNHLGPEGNYLADFGPYFTDRYKTPWGAAINYDGPDSDPVRHYFISNALYWVTEYHIDGLRLDAVHGIYDFSPSHILKDMAAAVHAQAERLDRRVLVMAESDSNDTRLIDPPTVGGFGLDGQWNDDFHHALHVVLTGERTGYYQDFHDLKDLANTVREGFVHQGGYSLYRRRRHGSSSRHCRPSQFIVFAQNHDQIGNRAVGDRLSALLPMEALFVTRALVLLAPNIPLLFMGEEYGETTPFHYFIEHGDSVLVEAVRQGRRREFAHFGWKPEEIADPQAVETFERSKLDWERHTERQKDLLRWTKALIELRRTVPSLGAGDNESLRHEVQEFEADRVLLLHRRSKDRGETLLVCGFNRAPVKLTLTAPVGRWYKRLDAGSADFGGREEDPLPPELTIDGRGFSLTIPPYAAAVFADETSFPVR